The stretch of DNA TATATAGTTGCAGACAGTTACCAGGTACCAAGGAACCTCTTTTCTTTTAGAAGATATCTGTTCAGAACATCGAATCCATTGTTCAGCATTATTATTTTCCTTCTTCCTGACCGTTATGTGTTCAGTACCATCTTCATCCTCCGTCCTCTTACTACCACGTATTCCTTGGCATCCTTCTGCTTCTTCAAGAAGATCTGTGATACCTACAAAAGCCAGACATGTCAGCCGAAGCACAAGCAGCAGCCACATTGGAAGTAATCTTCAATCAACATTTTCTTGGAATCAGTAGTTACATTGTTTTCAACTATTACGGCTTCCAGGCCACTCTGCTCGCCGATAATTGGCGTGTCTGATCCAACTCGTCCGCTGAGAGTCACAAGAGGAAGGTACCCGGATGAGGCGCCCAGTGTCATAGCTGTCAAGGACGCACACAAAGGACAGAACAAATTAACATGTAAAGAACGGTCCTATATACTTGGGCATACCATCGAACACTTTGAACGCACCTTAGCGCAACTTTAAAATTACCACAAATTCCGCGTCTAGAATCTAGGCAATCTAAGCTTTAGGCGCATGGGTGGCACCGCCGGCCGTCGTGATTACCACTTTATCTTGTCGTCGATAGAACGGTATCGAACAGAACACAGTTTAAATCCGAAGcaaatataataaatattaGCATACCAGGACATGAATCAAACCTATAAGATTTAAATTTTGGGTTCATCACAAACAAGTAAAACTGTTGCAAATAAGTTAAAGAGGGAACTCTAAGACGTACGTACTGGAAAGGAAATAATTTTTTAACTTATACGACATAGGACACAAACACGTCTATAAATAAACAAACGACCTACGAGGACCGGACCGACGTGCACCTCGTACATCATGAGTTCCTAGAAAAAATGCGCAGCCAATTCAACgaagcgcgccgccggccgggcccgCTGTGCAATGCATGCGTATGCGTTTACATGGTGTAGTAGGGCGACTTGACCGCCGAGATGTCGATGCCCCGGAGCTTGGCCGACGACTCGAGGTGGCCCCTGAGCGTGCTCGTCTCGCGGAACCtggccacctccgcccgccgcctggCCTGCTCGGCGATCTCCGAGAGCTCCGCCGCGTAgctgcccctgccgccgccggcctgcagCTCCGACGAGTCGGGCGCCGGCAGGCCGTGCAGGCTGCGCTGCGTCGTCGCCCACTGCGCCTCGCGCTCCTCCCGGCCGTACTCCTTCTTCGTCGTGAAGGCCGTCTTGTTCTGGACGTTGTTCCAGGCCCTGCCGCTCAGCACGTAGCGGACGGCGAACTTGAACAGGTCCAGGGGCACGAACGTCACCAGGCTGTAGAGCCAGATCACGCCCGCCCAGCCCCACCCGATGGGCTGCATCTTGGCGAACCCCGACTTCCAGTAGACGGCAATCAAGGTGGCGATCTGAAGAAATTAAACCACGGCAATTAAGGCAGTCAGGATCATCAACATGCATGCTCCTGTGCAGCAGTGTGCAGGATCAGCTAGCTGCTTACAATCTGTGCGATGACGAAGGCCGCGCCCAGCATCAGGCCGGGGCGCTCCGCGAAGCACCAGCTGCGCGACCGAGTCACGAAGATGAGGGCCTGGCTGATGATGCTCACTTGCAGGTACAGGGCCGACATCATCTCCTCGTCGCTGCCCCTGATCGATCTCACGTGGAAAGTGCTCTGCATGCAGTCCAAACCAAGACGAGGTTATTCAGCAGAACAGTTGCGATGCTTCGTTTTCTTGGCAGGACATGCTTACCGAGAAGAAGTCTGTGCTCTTCATGGCCCAGAAGAAGATGACAGTCATGAGGGCCATGTAGGTTCCATACACAATGCCCGTGGCAAATATCTCATTCAGCTTCCAGCTATCAGGGTGTGGGGAAGGTTTTACTCGGTCCTTTGAGATAGTCATGATTGTGCCTGAAATCATACAACAACCAAAGTTCAgcgcatttattttatttttaaaaagtaAACATATCGCTAGCTATTGAATGTTCAGATTCCCGTTCTCCTCTGAATCTGCATTGCAAACCTACCGTCGTTCAGAATGGCAATGACCAGAATCATGAACGGTGAGAAATCAAATTTCCAGATAAGTGCAATCAACATGAATCCAAGCTACACAACGAAGACAACAGGTTAGATTTTctcaataataaaataaaataaaaatcacTGTGCTGCAGGTTGATGCTTCTACAGCccgaggaaaaaaaaacttaccaCAATACGAATTGTGATCGAAACTGCATATATCTGCAGAAATTACAAGAGCAGGAAATCAGTGTAATTGTCGCTGAAAGTAAAAAGGAAGGCATGCTCCTAACATGCAGCAGCAAGTTGGAATCCAATTCTCACAGTGTAATTCTTCATCCTCTGGAAGATGGCCCGACTTGTAAGCACGGCACTGATGATGACACTGAGTCCTTCTAGAGTAAGCACAATGTCAGAGGCACTCCTTGCTGCATCAGTAGCACCAGCCACGGCAATTCCGATATCCGCCTTCTTCAAAGCAGGCGCGTCGTTCACGCCATCTCCAGTCATCCCACAGATGTGTTtcatctcctgcagcttcttaaCAATCTCATACTTGTGCTCTGCATCAAAATGCAGCTATGTCAGACTGAATAAACCTGAAATTAAATGGGATCTGCAGTGTAATTGACTGAAAAAATAAAACCAGCAATGCAATGCTCACCTGGGAAGACACCGGCAAAACCGTCAGCCTTCTCGATCAAATCGTCCACTGGGATTGAAGCCGTAGCCTCATCTTTGTTCTGCCCAAGCAGAGCTGACGACGGGTACATGTTAGTGCCCATCCCTAGCCGTCTCCCGGTCTCCTTGGCAATGGCAAGCTGATCACCTGTAGGGTGTCAAAGTAGTGTCGGCTTGCTTGAACAATTTCTAATTAAGGTTTGTAGTGTAAAGCAGTAGAGAATTAGGTGATGAAAGACAGAATGTACCAGTGATCATCTTCACGTTAACACCGAGGTTGAGAGCACGCGTGATGGTGTCAGCGCTGTCTGATCGGGGTGGGTCAAGCAGAGGAAGCAGTCCGACGAACtcccaaggctctccagggcttTCTTTGCTCTTCTCCGGGACTACCTATAAAGCATGGCAAATGTCAGAAGACATAGTACATTACTCGAAGATGTAAAATTGACTGCGTTCTGAAAAAGGTAAGTCATGCCTGTCTTGCAACTGCAAGAGATCGAAGGCCACGCTCGGCGTACTTGTCGATCACAGTGTGAACCAGGTTCCTGACGTTATCTCCACAGTTGCAGAGGTCCAAGATCTACATGGATATGGATACATGACATGGTTAGTAACAGATGTGATCCATGCAGAAAGAAATTAAAGATAATTTTTTCGGTGGGAGACAATGATAAACAAATAACCTGCTCAGGTGCGCCCTTGCTGACACGGTGCCAGCTGCCATCGGCGAGGTCAATGTAGGTGAGGGCCGTACGTTTGTCGACGGGGTTGAAGGGGAGGAAGTGAACCTCCTCGATGCCGTCCCTGGCCTCCTTGGGATCACTCAGCATGCCGACCATGGCGGCGTCGATGGCGTCCTGGTTCTCCACCCTGGAAGCCCTGGCGGCGAACAAGACGACATCGTCCTTCTCAACGCCCGCGGCAAAGATCTCGACCAGGCTGCGGTCGACGCTGAGCTTGTTGAGGGTGAGCGTGCCGGTCTTGTCACTGCAGAGCACGTCCATGCCGGCCATCTCCTCGATGGCCGTCATGCGCTTGGTGATGGCGCCCTGCTCCGACAAGCGGTGCGAGCCGATGGCCATCGTGACCGAGAGCACGGTGGGCATGGCGATGGGGATACCGCCGATCAGGAGCACGAGGAGGTTGTCGATGCCGTCGCGGTACCGGCGGTGCTGGATGGGGTACATGACGATGATCTCGACGATGATGCCGACGGCGATAGAGGCGATGCAGAAGTTGCCGATGGACGTGAGCACCTTCTGGAAGTGGCCGACATGGTTGGTGCTGTCGACTAGGTGCGCCGCCTTGCCGAAGAAGGTGTGGACACCCGTGGCGATGACGACGGCCTCGATCTCGCCCTGCTTGCACGTGGAGCCCGAGTAGACGCTGCTGCCGGGGTTCTTGGTGACCGGGAGGCACTCGCCGGTGAGAGCCGACTGGTCGATCTTGAGGGGATCGCCCTGGAGCAGGCGCGCGTCGGCCGGGACGATGTCGCCGAGCTTGATGCTTATGATGTCCCCAGGAACGAGGACCGCCGCGTCCTCGTCGCTCCAGCGGCCGTCGCGGAGCACCTTGGTCCTGGGCGCGAGGTTGGCCATGAGCTCCTTGGCAGCGCTCCCGGCGTTGTTCTCCTCAATGAACGAGATGGTGGAGTTGAGGACGAGGAGTACGACGATGCCGACGAAGTCCTGCCAGTCCGGTGGCCTGTGGTCGCCATTGGCGAGCCCGATGGCGATGACAGCGGCCATCTCCATCACCCACGACAGCGGATTCCACATGAACCCTAGGAACTTGAGCACCTTGCTCTCCTGCACGCACGGCACAATATAATTGTCACACACGACGCGAACTAACCTGAATCAGATCTAAACAATATACACATAAacgggaaagaaaaaaaaaaggagccaGATCAGGCTAGCTACACTAGACGGATCGATCATGATCTaaccttcttttcttccaatttGTTGGGGCCAAACATGGCGATGCGTGCCTGGGCATCCGATGTGATGAGGCCTTTGCTGCTGCACTTGAGTTTGACGAACACCTCCTCCACCGGGATGTTCTCCTGTCAAGTGGACGCATTGTTAATTAGATCGAAACAAAGAGCACACAACTGAAGGCCGATCTCAAAACTTCAAAATTAGCTGACCAAAAACAACACTGCAAACCGGATCGACAGATCGATTGGAAGAGGAAAACGCAACAAACGAACCAAAAAGACGCAGATCGGATCAATTCTAACCAGATCGACGGACTCATGCTTGATCTCGTTGAGGCCCTCGTCCATGgcggccgccatcgccgcgggCAAAACCCTGGCCGCCCTAAAC from Panicum virgatum strain AP13 chromosome 9K, P.virgatum_v5, whole genome shotgun sequence encodes:
- the LOC120652299 gene encoding plasma membrane ATPase-like, whose translation is MAAAMDEGLNEIKHESVDLENIPVEEVFVKLKCSSKGLITSDAQARIAMFGPNKLEEKKESKVLKFLGFMWNPLSWVMEMAAVIAIGLANGDHRPPDWQDFVGIVVLLVLNSTISFIEENNAGSAAKELMANLAPRTKVLRDGRWSDEDAAVLVPGDIISIKLGDIVPADARLLQGDPLKIDQSALTGECLPVTKNPGSSVYSGSTCKQGEIEAVVIATGVHTFFGKAAHLVDSTNHVGHFQKVLTSIGNFCIASIAVGIIVEIIVMYPIQHRRYRDGIDNLLVLLIGGIPIAMPTVLSVTMAIGSHRLSEQGAITKRMTAIEEMAGMDVLCSDKTGTLTLNKLSVDRSLVEIFAAGVEKDDVVLFAARASRVENQDAIDAAMVGMLSDPKEARDGIEEVHFLPFNPVDKRTALTYIDLADGSWHRVSKGAPEQILDLCNCGDNVRNLVHTVIDKYAERGLRSLAVARQVVPEKSKESPGEPWEFVGLLPLLDPPRSDSADTITRALNLGVNVKMITGDQLAIAKETGRRLGMGTNMYPSSALLGQNKDEATASIPVDDLIEKADGFAGVFPEHKYEIVKKLQEMKHICGMTGDGVNDAPALKKADIGIAVAGATDAARSASDIVLTLEGLSVIISAVLTSRAIFQRMKNYTIYAVSITIRIVLGFMLIALIWKFDFSPFMILVIAILNDGTIMTISKDRVKPSPHPDSWKLNEIFATGIVYGTYMALMTVIFFWAMKSTDFFSSTFHVRSIRGSDEEMMSALYLQVSIISQALIFVTRSRSWCFAERPGLMLGAAFVIAQIIATLIAVYWKSGFAKMQPIGWGWAGVIWLYSLVTFVPLDLFKFAVRYVLSGRAWNNVQNKTAFTTKKEYGREEREAQWATTQRSLHGLPAPDSSELQAGGGRGSYAAELSEIAEQARRRAEVARFRETSTLRGHLESSAKLRGIDISAVKSPYYTM